The Musa acuminata AAA Group cultivar baxijiao chromosome BXJ2-2, Cavendish_Baxijiao_AAA, whole genome shotgun sequence genome has a segment encoding these proteins:
- the LOC103975416 gene encoding GTPase activating protein 1 isoform X2, translating to MNLAERAAPGQMVGLLKVRVLRGVNLAVRDLWSSDPYVILKMGKQKLKTRVIKCNTNPVWNEELTLYVEDPTLPEVYDKDTFSLDDRMGNAEFDIHPFVEAVKMNLEGLPNGTIIRKVVPCRRNCLAEESHVYWSDGEVVQDLVLRLRNVECGEVELQLHWISIPGSGGS from the exons ATGAATCTGGCGGAGCGAGCGGCGCCGGGGCAGATGGTGGGCCTCCTCAAGGTGCGGGTGCTGCGAGGGGTGAACCTCGCCGTCCGGGACCTCTGGAGCAGCGACCCCTATGTCATACTCAAGATGGGCAAACAG AAACTGAAGACTCGAGTAATAAAATGCAATACTAATCCTGTTTGGAACGAGGAGCTGACACTTTATGTTGAAGACCCTACCCTTCCA GAAGTGTATGACAAGGACACATTCAGCCTCGACGATCGTATGGGCAATGCAGAGTTTGATATCCACCCCTTCGTGGAGGCTGTGAAGATGAACTTGGAGGGTCTCCCAAATGGCACCATAATAAGAAAGGTGGTGCCATGTCGGCGAAACTGCTTGGCCGAGGAGAGTCATGTGTACTGGTCGGATGGTGAGGTGGTTCAAGACCTTGTCCTGAGACTAAGAAATGTGGAGTGTGGTGAAGTGGAACTGCAGCTTCACTGGATCAGCATTCCAGGTTCCGGAGGCTCATGA
- the LOC103975416 gene encoding GTPase activating protein 1 isoform X1, translating into MNLAERAAPGQMVGLLKVRVLRGVNLAVRDLWSSDPYVILKMGKQKLKTRVIKCNTNPVWNEELTLYVEDPTLPVRLEVYDKDTFSLDDRMGNAEFDIHPFVEAVKMNLEGLPNGTIIRKVVPCRRNCLAEESHVYWSDGEVVQDLVLRLRNVECGEVELQLHWISIPGSGGS; encoded by the exons ATGAATCTGGCGGAGCGAGCGGCGCCGGGGCAGATGGTGGGCCTCCTCAAGGTGCGGGTGCTGCGAGGGGTGAACCTCGCCGTCCGGGACCTCTGGAGCAGCGACCCCTATGTCATACTCAAGATGGGCAAACAG AAACTGAAGACTCGAGTAATAAAATGCAATACTAATCCTGTTTGGAACGAGGAGCTGACACTTTATGTTGAAGACCCTACCCTTCCAGTGAGACTC GAAGTGTATGACAAGGACACATTCAGCCTCGACGATCGTATGGGCAATGCAGAGTTTGATATCCACCCCTTCGTGGAGGCTGTGAAGATGAACTTGGAGGGTCTCCCAAATGGCACCATAATAAGAAAGGTGGTGCCATGTCGGCGAAACTGCTTGGCCGAGGAGAGTCATGTGTACTGGTCGGATGGTGAGGTGGTTCAAGACCTTGTCCTGAGACTAAGAAATGTGGAGTGTGGTGAAGTGGAACTGCAGCTTCACTGGATCAGCATTCCAGGTTCCGGAGGCTCATGA
- the LOC103975416 gene encoding GTPase activating protein 1 isoform X3, translating into MNLAERAAPGQMVGLLKVRVLRGVNLAVRDLWSSDPYVILKMGKQEVYDKDTFSLDDRMGNAEFDIHPFVEAVKMNLEGLPNGTIIRKVVPCRRNCLAEESHVYWSDGEVVQDLVLRLRNVECGEVELQLHWISIPGSGGS; encoded by the exons ATGAATCTGGCGGAGCGAGCGGCGCCGGGGCAGATGGTGGGCCTCCTCAAGGTGCGGGTGCTGCGAGGGGTGAACCTCGCCGTCCGGGACCTCTGGAGCAGCGACCCCTATGTCATACTCAAGATGGGCAAACAG GAAGTGTATGACAAGGACACATTCAGCCTCGACGATCGTATGGGCAATGCAGAGTTTGATATCCACCCCTTCGTGGAGGCTGTGAAGATGAACTTGGAGGGTCTCCCAAATGGCACCATAATAAGAAAGGTGGTGCCATGTCGGCGAAACTGCTTGGCCGAGGAGAGTCATGTGTACTGGTCGGATGGTGAGGTGGTTCAAGACCTTGTCCTGAGACTAAGAAATGTGGAGTGTGGTGAAGTGGAACTGCAGCTTCACTGGATCAGCATTCCAGGTTCCGGAGGCTCATGA
- the LOC135605955 gene encoding probable serine/threonine protein kinase IREH1 produces the protein MVFKGRFFSSKKSDSSSSPDGSNSPRTPTLGSPSTARSDKMKAKSSDAASGHTLVRNAVEKHHLHEQQQQQKEKKKKGKDAKDSKGKEATLAPSPLALSTPAKPRKGPAACQDGVGPPPASPSSESLSPILASSLGLNRIKTRSGPLPQEGLRGDHRMSALKNSNLSRGAGPDPSLASSGSAATAGRIGGAGSSGPKKDGRSLDEVPRSSAGSWAGNQWFAASADASSGQQGRSGKAKLSWNKYEGFKNQSTFTSEAESPYDGCETPKESESPRFKEIMQATSAPRKKNPGDVKSFSHELSSTGVRPFPFSMPRSTYNLKEVLKVIQMKFEKAKEEVNSDLAIFAGDLVSIMEKNLENHTEWKEILEDLLILARSCCVMTPGEFWLQCESIVQDLDDRRQELPSGMLKKLHTHMLFILTRCTRLLQFHKESGFAEDEIIMYPGSKIVHSAEVPSGPTKDKKCTEAEKNSMEAVISRKSHSQEQRNLKWKRSQEMPVGFFPQLDVAKDVLPSTTRERIASWKPLPSPATKNQKESGLLADELTIQKVDSIHLSKTLNEGVILPNLPEQTNLIDASAHLSAPSKHQHKVSWGYWPDQQSISEEGSIMCRICEEYVPTMYVEEHSKVCAVADRCDQKGLSVDERLIRIAETLEKMVDFYTQKDLPNVTGSPDVAKISNSSMPEESDISSPKFSDLSRQGSVDMLDCLHESENPIFLDDLKNLSSMTCKTRFGPKSDQGMTTSSAGSMTPRSPLMTPRASHIDMLLTGKNTLPESDDFPQMIELADIARCIANTMSDEERSLNYLVSCLEDLQEVMTRRKLEALTVQTFGTRIEKLHCEKYLLLCDSITSLDAEKVETTCTVMDEEEDVVHSLRASPVHPTSKDRTSIDDFEIIKPISRGAYGRVFLAKKRTTGDLFAIKVLKKADMIRKNAVESILAERDILITVRNPFVVRFFYSFTSRENLYLVMEYLNGGDLYSLLRNLGCLDEDVARIYIAEVVLALEYLHSLGVVHRDLKPDNLLIAYDGHIKLTDFGLSKVGLINSTDDLSGPAVSGTSLYGEDDTHAFASERLSQQERRKKRSAVGTPDYLAPEILLGTGHGASADWWSVGVILFELIVGIPPFNAEHPQKIFDNILNQKIPWPQVPGEMSFEAQDLIDKLLTEDPHLRLGAQGAPEVKQHVFFKDINWDTLARQKAAFVPSSDSALDTSYFTSRYSWNPSDEQIYEASEFEDSSDNGSISGNSSCISNHHDGVGDECGGLAEFDSNTSVNYSFSNFSFKNLSQLALINYDLLSKGGKEDLQEKSET, from the exons ATGGTGTTCAAGGGACGTTTCTTCTCCTCGAAGAAGTCCGACTCCTCGTCCAGCCCCGATGGATCCAACAGCCCCCGCACCCCAACCCTTGGCTCCCCCTCCACCGCCAGATCCGACAAGATGAAGGCCAAATCCTCCGACGCCGCCTCCGGCCATACCCTCGTCCGGAACGCGGTCGAGAAGCACCACCTCcatgagcagcagcagcagcaaaaggagaagaaaaagaagggcaAGGACGCCAAGGATTCCAAGGGGAAGGAGGCCACCCTTGCCCCTTCCCCGCTGGCCCTCTCCACCCCGGCCAAGCCCCGCAAAGGGCCGGCCGCGTGCCAGGATGGCGTCGGACCACCGCCCGCGTCCCCCAGTTCGGAGTCCCTCTCCCCGATCCTGGCCTCCTCGCTTGGCCTCAATCGGATCAAAACTAGATCCGGGCCGTTGCCGCAGGAGGGCCTCCGCGGAGACCACCGGATGTCGGCCCTCAAGAATAGCAACTTGTCCAGAGGCGCTGGCCCCGACCCATCGTTGGCTTCGTCCGGTTCGGCAGCAACTGCGGGAAGAATTGGTGGTGCCGGTAGTAGTGGGCCGAAGAAGGATGGAAGGAGCCTAGACGAGGTTCCTCGGTCGTCTGCTGGTTCTTGGGCTGGCAACCAGTGGTTCGCAGCTAGTGCGGATGCTTCGTCTGGCCAGCAGGGAAGAAGTG GTAAAGCTAAATTATCATGGAACAAATATGAGGGTTTTAAAAATCAGTCTACATTTACTTCAGAAGCAGAG AGCCCTTATGATGGTTGTGAAACCCCAAAGGAGTCTGAATCTCCCCGCTTTAAAGAAATTATGCAGGCGACAAGTGCACCCAGGAAGAAAAATCCTGGAGATGTGAAGAGTTTTTCACATGAGCTAAGTTCCACAGGAGTACGACCATTCCCATTTTCAATGCCTCGAAGTACATACAATTTGAAG GAAGTCTTGAAAGTTATTCAGATGAAATTTGAGAAAGCAAAGGAAGAGGTGAACTCGGATCTGGCAATTTTTGCTGGTGATTTGGTTAGCATAATGGAGAAAAATCTAGAAAACCATACTGAGTggaaggaaattttggaagatcTGTTGATACTTGCTCGGAGCTGTTGTGTTATGACACCTGGGGAGTTCTGGCTTCAGTGTGAAAGCATAGTTCAGGATTTGGATGATCGTCGCCAGGAGCTTCCCTCAGGAATGCTAAAAAAACTTCATACCCACATGCTTTTTATCCTTACTAGATGCACGAGATTACTACAGTTTCACAAGGAAAGTGGATTTGCCGAGGATGAGATAATTATGTATCCAGGATCTAAGATTGTGCATTCTGCCGAGGTACCATCAGGACCAACAAAAGATAAGAAATGTACCGAGGCTGAAAAGAACTCCATGGAAGCAGTCATTTCAAGGAAGTCCCATAGTCAAGAGCAACGTAATCTAAAATGGAAAAGAAGCCAGGAGATGCCAGTCGGCTTCTTCCCACAACTTGATGTTGCAAAGGATGTTCTACCTTCTACTACCAGGGAACGCATAGCTTCTTGGAAGCCTCTACCTTCTCCTGCAACAAAGAATCAGAAAGAGTCTGGCCTGCTTGCAGATGAATTGACCATTCAGAAAGTTGATTCCATCCACCTGAGTAAAACCTTAAATGAAGGTGTAATACTGCCTAATCTTCCTGAGCAAACTAACCTTATTGATGCCTCTGCACATCTATCAGCTCCTTCCAAGCATCAGCACAAAGTTTCATGGGGCTACTGGCCTGATCAGCAGAGTATTTCTGAAGAAGGTTCAATTATGTGCCGCATCTGTGAGGAGTATGTTCCTACTATGTATGTGGAGGAACACTCAAAAGTTTGTGCTGTCGCAGATAGGTGTGATCAGAAAGGTTTAAGTGTTGATGAGCGTCTCATCAGAATAGCTGAGACCCTAGAGAAGATGGTGGACTTCTACACACAGAAAGATCTCCCTAATGTAACTGGAAGTCCAGATGTTGCCAAAATTTCTAATTCAAGCATGCCTGAAGAATCTgatatttcatcaccaaaatttagTGATTTGTCACGGCAAGGTTCGGTTGACATGCTTGACTGTCTTCACGAGTCCGAGAATCCTATTTTTCTAGATGACCTAAAAAATCTGTCATCAATGACATGCAAGACCCGTTTTGGTCCAAAGTCTGATCAAGGAATGACTACCTCATCAGCAGGAAGCATGACTCCCCGATCGCCTTTAATGACACCAAGGGCTAGTCATATAGACATGCTTTTGACTGGAAAGAATACACTTCCTGAGAGTGATGATTTTCCACAG ATGATTGAACTTGCTGATATTGCTCGATGTATAGCAAATACTATGTCGGATGAAGAAAGATCCTTGAATTATTTAGTCTCATGTTTAGAAGATCTACAGGAAGTTATGACTCGTCGGAAGCTTGAGGCACTTACTGTACAGACATTTGGAACCCGTATAGAGAAGCTCCATTG CGAGAAGTACTTGCTGCTTTGTGATTCAATAACTTCACTCGATGCTGAAAAGGTTGAAACTACATGTACCGTtatggatgaagaagaagatgtagttcACAGCTTAAGAGCAAGTCCTGTTCACCCTACTTCTAAGGATCGAACATCTATAgatgattttgaaattattaagccTATCAGTCGCGGGGCATATGGTCGGGTTTTCTTGGCTAAGAAAAGAACTACAGGAGATctttttgcaataaag GTTCTAAAAAAGGCAGATATGATCCGCAAAAATGCTGTTGAGAGTATATTGGCTGAACGAGACATTCTAATTACAGTTCGCAATCCTTTTGTG gttcgatttttttattcttttacttcTCGGGAGAACTTATATCTTGTGATGGAATACTTGAATGGGGGAGACCTATACTCATTATTAAGAAATTTAGGTTGCTTGGATGAAGATGTTGCTCGCATTTACATTGCTGAAGTT GTTCTTGCATTGGAATACCTACATTCCTTGGGAGTGGTGCATCGTGATTTGAAGCCAGACAATTTACTGATTGCTTATGATGGTCATATCAAG TTGACCGACTTTGGTCTTTCCAAGGTTGGTCTTATTAACAGTACAGATGATTTATCTGGTCCTGCTGTTAGTGGGACATCATTGTATGGAGAAGATGATACCCATGCGTTTGCATCTGAGCGATTGAGTCAGCAAGAACGGCGCAAGAAACGCTCTGCTGTTGGCACACCTGATTATTTAGCACCCGAAATACTTCTAGGAACTGGACATG GCGCAAGTGCAGATTGGTGGTCAGTTGGTGTCATTCTCTTTGAGCTCATTGTTGGAATTCCACCTTTCAATGCAGAACATCCGCAG AAAATTTTTGACAATATTCTGAATCAAAAAATACCTTGGCCTCAAGTACCTGGAGAGATGAGCTTTGAGGCTCAAGATCTTATTGACAA ATTATTGACTGAAGATCCTCATCTAAGACTTGGAGCACAAGGTGCACCAGAA GTCAAGCAACATGTGTTTTTCAAAGATATTAATTGGGACACACTTGCAAGGCAGAAG GCTGCATTTGTTCCTTCATCTGATAGTGCACTTGATACCAGCTACTTCACCAGTCGTTATTCTTGGAACCCATCAGACGAACAGATATACGAAGCCAGTGAATTTGAGGATTCAAGTGATAATGGAAGCATAAGTGGAAACAGTAGTTGTATAAGCAACCACCATGATGGTGTG GGTGATGAATGTGGGGGTCTTGCTGAGTTTGATTCAAATACATCTGTGAATTATTCATTCAGTAACTTCTCATTCAAG AATCTATCGCAGCTTGCATTAATCAACTATGATTTGCTTAGCAAGGGCGGGAAGGAGGATCTGCAGGAGAAGTCTGAAACTTAA